AGTGCGTCTTCCCGTGCAGCGAATGGTTTTGAATCGTACATTTACACGACTGATGGTAAAACCACAAAATCGTACGCCTTACAGCAAAAGCTTCATCCTGCCCTTGCTGAACTATGGACGGAGAAAGGACGAAAGGACCGTGGCAGGAAAAAAGAAAATTTTGCCGTCATTCGGGAGTTTAAAGGGGCGTCCGTGCTCGTCGAACTTGGGTTCATCGTCAACCAGCAGGATAATAAGCTGCTGCGGGATGAAACTTTTCTTCAAACGAATGCTGAAGCCCTGGCTGATGCCGTTGCTTCTTATCTTGATGCCGACAAATCTAAAAATAAATCCAAAGCAGCTATTTACAGAGTAAAAGTAAACGGCCGTCAGGTGGGAGCCTACGCAGAAGCGGAGAATGTGGGCCGGGCCGTAATGAAAGCCATCAATTCTGGCGAGAGTGTAATCAACGTTGAGTTAATCCAATAGGTGGCTAAATGCAGTATCATGAGGGGAATTTTGCAAAAGGGTGTTTATTTGCGTGTCTGCTGTCCATTCTGTTATGTGGAATTATTCTTGCGGTTATATTTCTATTTTACAGCCTCATGTAAGGAGAATAACAAAAGGGTTCTTTTTTACTAAATTAAGGGTGTTTGAGTCATGTTTGCTCTCTTTTTACTATCAGAAAAGGTCCTCTTACCTATTATAATGGAAGGTTTTTATTCTTTGATATAAGAATTGGTTAAAAGAGGAAAGTTGCCTTTTATATGAAGCTTTGATATATTTCGAGTAGTTAAAAAGGGGAGTAGCTTTAACAGTATTGTCGTCATCCCAGAGTTCAACACTCTCGGCAATACTGGCGGCATAACGTTGCTAGCAAGACCTTTACCATTACGGTAAAGGTCTATATTTTTAGAGGTCTTTACCGTGTGAAATTGGTAAAGACCTCTATTTTATTTTTTGAAAGGAGAAAAACTGTTTTGGATTCTATATGGATTGAATATGGCTGGACTTTATTAATCCTGATTGGCCTGGAAGGTTTGCTGTCTGCCGACAATGCACTTGTATTGGCAGTTATCGCAAAGCACTTGCCGGAAGATCAAAAGAAACGTGCAATTAATTATGGGATTTTAGGTGCATTTATATTTAGATTTGGTACTCTATTCGCGATTTCTTTTATTGCCAACGTGTGGCAGGTTCAGGCGATCGGAGCTATTTATCTCATTTATTTAGGTTTGAAAAATATCCTTGGTAAATCATCAGATGAAATGGAAGAATCCTCAGGAAAACAAAGGGGGAAAGGTTTCTGGCCTACAGTTGTTAAAATTGGGTTAGCTGATTTAGTATTTGCCATTGACTCGATTCTTGCCGCTGTTGCCTTAGCAATCGCTCTTCCAAATTCTCCGCTGCCGAACTTTGGAGGCATGGATGGAGGTAAATTTATCATTGTGGTAACAGCCGGAATTGCGGGGCTGGTATTGATTAAATTTGCGGCCACATGGTTTGTGAAACTTCTTGAAACTCGTCCAAGCTTAGAAACGACAGCTTATATGATTGTTGCCTGGGTTGGAGTCAAACTTGCTGTCATCACCCTTTCTCATAAAGAAGTCGGCGTGTTAGATGTGCATTTTGCCCACGGTACGGCTTGGACCGTTACGTTCTGGACTGTCCTTCTGTCAATCGCAGCGGGCGGCTGGTTCCTATCAGGCAGGGATCTGGCTCAGGAAGGAACAAATCATTAGAATGACTGGGACGCTTATCTTTAGGAGATGAGCGTCTTTTTCGTTTGCTTTAATATCATATAATAAAAAAATTCCCTCACCGTAAAGGGACCATGAGCTTGTAGAAAAAACTCATGCTTTTTAGACGACCGACGGTTCTTTCGAAGGGTAAGTGCAAAGGGCTTCGGGAAACGGCTGGAATTAATGATTTACTTAAAATAACGATTGAGTTATTTACATCGTTTTGAAATAATTGGTATTAATAAAATAGGAGAGAAAGAAGGAAATCGAGCTGAAGAAATTTCTGTTAGTTATCATTATTTTTTTGGCGGGTTGCATTGGAACCAATAGCAATACGGAAGTACAAGTAGAAGAAATCGAAAAGAAGCCTATTGAAGAATTGTCAACTAAGGAAGCCGATATAATTGAACGTCAGGGGGTAAATCAAAACTTAGACTTGCTGGAAAGTTTTATTGATAGTGCGGAGGCTAATCAAGAAGAAAAAATCAGGGTCGTCAAATACTATACAGACAAAGATGATCCTGGATCAGAAGGAGCGATGATCTACGAGCTGAAATCGCGGTATGACGAAAATGCCGATCAGAAGTGGATTGAAGTAAAACCGGACTATACCTATTATGAAGCTGAACAAAATGAGGAGTTTACAGTCCTTAACTACGGGCAGCAGTGCAGCAGCATTACAACAGATGAGGAACAAATTTTTTATGTATTAAGAGAATGCCACTCAGGTTGGGAATACAGACTGGTCCCAACAAAAAATGGTGTTTAAATATAAGGGGAAAGGGAGGAGTGGGGATACCCATGAAAAATTATCTTTACATATGGTTGTTGGGGAGTTTTCTCCTTTTAGCCGCATGCAGCGAGAGCAATGATACCTCAT
This window of the Halobacillus sp. Marseille-Q1614 genome carries:
- a CDS encoding DUF4362 domain-containing protein; its protein translation is MAGCIGTNSNTEVQVEEIEKKPIEELSTKEADIIERQGVNQNLDLLESFIDSAEANQEEKIRVVKYYTDKDDPGSEGAMIYELKSRYDENADQKWIEVKPDYTYYEAEQNEEFTVLNYGQQCSSITTDEEQIFYVLRECHSGWEYRLVPTKNGV
- a CDS encoding TerC family protein; the encoded protein is MDSIWIEYGWTLLILIGLEGLLSADNALVLAVIAKHLPEDQKKRAINYGILGAFIFRFGTLFAISFIANVWQVQAIGAIYLIYLGLKNILGKSSDEMEESSGKQRGKGFWPTVVKIGLADLVFAIDSILAAVALAIALPNSPLPNFGGMDGGKFIIVVTAGIAGLVLIKFAATWFVKLLETRPSLETTAYMIVAWVGVKLAVITLSHKEVGVLDVHFAHGTAWTVTFWTVLLSIAAGGWFLSGRDLAQEGTNH
- a CDS encoding N-acetylmuramoyl-L-alanine amidase codes for the protein MSKKIFALDPGHGGKDPGATGSGIKEKDIVLDICRRVQKYIAEHYAGIDCRLTRPADSFISLTDRTKKANQWNADCFVSVHVNSASSRAANGFESYIYTTDGKTTKSYALQQKLHPALAELWTEKGRKDRGRKKENFAVIREFKGASVLVELGFIVNQQDNKLLRDETFLQTNAEALADAVASYLDADKSKNKSKAAIYRVKVNGRQVGAYAEAENVGRAVMKAINSGESVINVELIQ